DNA sequence from the Geobacter sp. AOG2 genome:
TAATCACGACCATCCAGATACTCACTTCCATATCAATAACCTCCTCTATCAGACCGTTGAAGCACTGCCGCGAGGTCACGTCGTATTCCGTGTCCCCGTTTTTTTCAACCGCCTGTTTGTTGATCCGGGCCATCGAGGTGGCTCCGGTTACTTCCGCAACGGACAATTCTCCGATCGCTGACGATGATCTCCATTCGTATATCGTGCCCTTCGGCCGGGATATGCCCGTCGATCAGTTGAAAATCGTGGCACAACCCCACCAGGTGAGCCTTGCGGCCGGGATGCCGCAGGAAACGGTCGTAAAACCCCTTTCCGTAGCCGATACGGTGGCCGCTCGGATCGAAGGCCACCCCTGGTACCACGATCAGGTCGGCCTCGTCTGCATGGTGGTCGACGCCGGTGGGACAAGGTTCAAGAATGCCGAAGCACCCCTGTTCGAGGCTTGCCAGCCCCTCCACCTGGCGGAACACCATGTGCTCTCCGCAGACAGCCGGGTAAAGCACCCGCTTGCCGGCCCTGAAGGCGGCCGCCACGACCTCGGCGGTATCGGTCTCGTTGCGCGCCGGGGCATAGAGGGCGATACACTCGGCCTGTTCGTACTCTTCAAGGCTGAGAAGGTTCTTCTGGGCCAGCATACTGGCGTAGCGCCAGTCGTCCTGGCTGAGCGCCAGACGCCGGGCCAACATCTGTTGCCGTAGGGATCGCTTGGGCATATCGTTGATTCCACGCAAAACTGATTCGTATGCAGACAGATAAAGAGTGCCCGGAGGGATAGCGTCCCGGGAAGGTCGATCAGGGAGGGTGAAAGGGGGGAATGGCTCGTGAGTGCCGCAGGATTGGATTGGGCGCCGGTTTTTCCTCGGGAGCGATTCCTTCCTTTCGTCGTTGACTTATATTCTGCGGGTGTCAGGTTATCAGCAGACGGGGAGCGATGTCGCCACGCCTGCCGGGACTGATATTGGTGCTGATGCGAATATATGATCAAGTCTCCCTTACGAGACCTTGTACTTCTGGAAGGTTGTTGAAAAACAGCCATCTTAGCGCCTATCGGCGTCCCGATAAACGGGATGACTACGCTATCGCTCCGTCACCGATAATTATGCTCACGCATAATTATACACCGCACGAAGGGTATTCTGCGGGTGCGACGATCTGACTATTTTTGAACAACCTTAGTTTTGCAAGAGGTTCAGGCTTTTTCCAATTTTTCGATCAGCCGTTGCAACGAAACGTCGATGGATGTTGCCCGCTCCGAGGAGCGTCGCAGTTCCAGCAACTCCTCGCTGGTGTTAAGAAGCGCCAGCATGAGCACTAACTGCGCGTCGCCGCTTTTAAGGGCGCCGCCGATCTCCTGCAGTCTTGCATTGACAAACGATTCCACCGCCTGAACCTGTTCGGTGGAGGCCGAACTCCTGACCGGGAACTCCCGGCCAAGCACCGTCACCAGATGAGTCGTCTTCATATGGGTTCACGGGTGCCCGCTGCGCTTGCCGGTCTCCCGGCGCACCAGCCGGCTTTATCGTCAAAGGTTGCCGAGTATCGGCCCATCAGCCTTCCCGGCAATTCAAATTCCTTCCAGCTTGCCGAGAATGGTATCGACGCGTGACTTGAGGCCTTCGCGCTCCGACCGGAGTCGCTGATTCTCTTCAGCCAGTTGTGTATTGTCGGCTTTCAGGTTCGAGTATTTATCGAGCAGATCATCGACCTTCTTTTCCAGTGCCGCAAACAGTTCCTGATCCATGGTGCAAGTTTCCTTTCGTGAGGGGTTACTATACGCAACGGCCGCACCGAAGTCAAGCCCTAATTGCGTGAAATCTCGGGCTTCTCTGCCCCTTCGGCGTGGTTTGGCAGTAACTTTGTCAGGCTTGGAAGAGGGCATCCGTGAACTCCTGCGGATTAAAGTCGCGCAGGTCGTCAATCGCCTCCCCAACCCCGATGTAGCGGACCGGCAGGCCGAATTCGTGGCTGACCGCCACCACAATGCCGCCTTTGGCGGTACCGTCCAGCTTGGTCAGAGCGATGCCGGTAACGCCGGCAGCTTCCTTGAAAAGCCGCGCCTGGGAAATGGCATTCTGGCCGGTGGCCGCATCCAGCACCAACAGCGTCTCATGGGGGGCGCCGGGGATTTCGCGGCTGATGACGCGGTGAATCTTCTTCATCTCCTCCATCAGGTTGACCTTGGTATGCAGCCGGCCGGCCGTGTCGATGATCAGGATATCGACCTTCCGCGCCAGGGCGGCCTTGCAGGCGTCAAAGACCACCGCAGAAGGATCGGCTCCCTCCTGATGGCGGATAACATCAACGCCGGACCGTTCACCCCAGGCTTCTAGCTGCTCGGCAGCCGCGGCACGGAAGGTGTCTGCGGCCGCCAGGAGCACACGCTTCCCGGAGCCTGTGAAGCGTGAGGCTAGTTTGCCGATAGTGGTGGTCTTGCCGACCCCGTTCACGCCGATCACCAGTAATACAAATGGGTGTCGGCCATCGATGTCGAGCACGCTGTGGTGGGCGTTCAGGCGCGCCAGGATATCTGCCTTGAGAGCCGCCCGTAGCGCCTCGCCGTCTTTCAGCTCGTTGCGCCCCAAGCGCTGTTCCAGTGCCCGGACCAACTCCACCGTGGTCTTGACGCCGATGTCAGACGTGATCAGGATTTCTTCCAACTCCTCCAGGGTGTCGGCATCGATCTCCTTCTTCCCCATCACCAGGGCGTCGATACGCCCCACCAGTCCATCCTTGGTCTTTTTCAAGCTGCTCTTGAGGCGCGAGAAAAACCCGGAACCGCTATCCTGAAGCTCTTCAGCCTCGATGGGGGGAACTGCCGTCTCGACTTCATTCGTTTGCGATGGCCCGCTCCCGGTTATCTTGTCCACCAACCCCCGGAAAAACCCTTTTTGTTCCTGCTGCCCCATCAGATCTCCTTTTTGAGCCGCGCAACGGCGGCGCGAAAATGATGCAATGCCAGGGCCGCCGGGCAGGCGCGGCCGACAGCAACCACCAGAGAATAGTCGTCGTCGATGCAGCCGATGATCAGGTGTCGTTCACTGGCGGTCACTACCACATCCTCGATTGCCCCCACCTGTTCGCTCCCCTGCATCTCTTTCAGCCGGGCCAGGATGATCCCTTTGTGGGCAGCGATAAAGCGCATCTCATAGGGGTCGCAATGGCACCACTCCTGTACCGCCTCCCCCTCCCAGTCCACCAGGATTGCCCCCACTGTCTGGGGGATCACCTCCACCAGCGTTTTCAAAATACTCTGAAACGGCATGGTCATAACCTCACGACAATATGCAATCACCCGAAGCGGGCATAAAAACAGATATCACACCGTCTTGCAATACTCTGGCACAGCCTTTGGCCCCAACGTCGCGCTTCTCCGTCGAAACGATTTCAGTGCAGTCTCACCGACACGATCCGAGAAGCTCCCGGCTCTTCCATGGTTATGCCGTAGAGGGTGTCGGCCACCTGCATGGTGGCCTTGTTGTGGGTGATAATAATGAACTGGGAAACGGCACTCATCTCCCGTACCATGTCGTTGAAGCGGCCTATATTGGCATCGTCCAAGGGGGCATCCACCTCATCCAGCAAGCAGAACGGCGTCGGTTTGATCAGGAAAATGGAGAATATCAGCGCCACTGCCGTCAATGCCTTTTCGCCGCCCGAGAGCAGGGTCACATTCTGGAGCTTCTTACCCGGCGGCTGTACGATGATATCGATGCCGGTCTCCAACAGGTCTTCCTCGTTGGTCAGGCGCAGTTCGGCTCGACCGCCGCAGAACAGGCGCGGAAAGACCTCCTGAAATGTGGCATTAACCTGGTTGTAGGTCTCCAGGAAGCGCTGCCGGGTGGTGCGGTTGATCCGCTGAATGGCCTGCTGGAGGCTGCGTAACGATTCTTCCAAATCGTTTTTCTGGGAGGAAAGGAAGTTGAAGCGCTCTTCCATGCCAGCGCACTCCTCAATGGCCAGAAGGTTTACCTCGCCCATGTCGTCCAGGAGACGTTGCAGTTCCACCTGCCGTGCCCGGCGGGCTACCTCGTCGAACGTCGCAGTTTCCAGTCGCGCGAGGGCCTCGGCCATGGTGATGCGATTATTATCCTGCACAGAACGTTCCAAATGTTCGGTTTTCAGGCTCAATGTGGAAAAACGCAGATTAAGGTCCGCCTGGAGCTGACGAACCGAGTCGCTCTCCTCCCGGGCCTTCTTGGTTCGGGCCTCGGCCTCTGCCAGGGCGCCGCCCGCCTCCTCGCAGGCCGACCGCGCGCTGGCCAGCAGGCTCTCGGCTTCGGCCTGGCGGCGGACAAGCGCCTCCAGGCGTTCCGATTCCGCAGCTATGGCGGCCAGCAAGCGCTGCCGTTCGCCGCCGCCCGTTTCCAACTCCTGCCGGTCGGCGGCCAGGCGCCGCGTAAGCTCGTCCACTTGTCGCTCCAGGTCGGCGATGTCGCGGAGGTAAGCCTCATGCTGTTCCTTGAGGGTTGCAGTCTGTACCCGGATGGCGGTGACCCGCTCACGGGCTCCCGCCGTCTTTTCCCGCTGCGCCTCCAACTCCTCCTTCAGTCGGCCGACCTCCTGCTCAAGCTCGCGGGAAACACTATCGGTCTCACCCAAGCGTTCGTGGGATTGTTGCAGCTCGGCCTCCAACCCTTGCCGCTCCTCGTCCAGGGTGGCGGTTTCCATGGCTTGCAGGGCCAAGCGCTCCTCGATCCGTGCGATCTCGGCGGCCGCCAGTTGGTGGTCCTTGGTCAGGCCGGTCCGCTTCAACTCGGCTTGGTGCGCCTGGCTCCCGGCAATCTTCAAGCCCTCGGCCACCTCCTGGGCGTGGCGGCGGAGTTCGTCCCGCTCGTTGGCCAGGGAAGCG
Encoded proteins:
- a CDS encoding cell division protein ZapA translates to MKTTHLVTVLGREFPVRSSASTEQVQAVESFVNARLQEIGGALKSGDAQLVLMLALLNTSEELLELRRSSERATSIDVSLQRLIEKLEKA
- the ftsY gene encoding signal recognition particle-docking protein FtsY; the protein is MGQQEQKGFFRGLVDKITGSGPSQTNEVETAVPPIEAEELQDSGSGFFSRLKSSLKKTKDGLVGRIDALVMGKKEIDADTLEELEEILITSDIGVKTTVELVRALEQRLGRNELKDGEALRAALKADILARLNAHHSVLDIDGRHPFVLLVIGVNGVGKTTTIGKLASRFTGSGKRVLLAAADTFRAAAAEQLEAWGERSGVDVIRHQEGADPSAVVFDACKAALARKVDILIIDTAGRLHTKVNLMEEMKKIHRVISREIPGAPHETLLVLDAATGQNAISQARLFKEAAGVTGIALTKLDGTAKGGIVVAVSHEFGLPVRYIGVGEAIDDLRDFNPQEFTDALFQA
- a CDS encoding 5-formyltetrahydrofolate cyclo-ligase; the protein is MPKRSLRQQMLARRLALSQDDWRYASMLAQKNLLSLEEYEQAECIALYAPARNETDTAEVVAAAFRAGKRVLYPAVCGEHMVFRQVEGLASLEQGCFGILEPCPTGVDHHADEADLIVVPGVAFDPSGHRIGYGKGFYDRFLRHPGRKAHLVGLCHDFQLIDGHIPAEGHDIRMEIIVSDRRIVRCGSNRSHLDGPDQQTGG
- a CDS encoding cell division protein ZapB — protein: MDQELFAALEKKVDDLLDKYSNLKADNTQLAEENQRLRSEREGLKSRVDTILGKLEGI